The nucleotide window TCCAACCCATAATCAGTCTTCACCTAATCAGATGCTTTCTTTCTTCGTATGGTTTTATTTTTCTCCTCAATCAATAGCGCAAAAATTGCAGGGATTTTATTCAATTTCTGCAAAGTGTTTTGCTTGATCAAAATCCTTATTTATCGTTCATTCTAATTACCAACTTTGTCTCACATATTAACCATTTATCTCGAACTGAATTTACACATCAGAGGAGTTACTTATGCAATTGTGATGGCAAATATCAGGTTATATTCTAGAAAGGTATCAGGCACATGACTCCTTCAATTAGTGCATGCTCCGGGGCTTGCAAAGGCTTAAAGCAATACCTCACCCCCCCTCAAAATGATAGGCTCGTAAAGTTGGAAAGCCAGAACCATTTCACATTGGGATACAAGTTGCCTGTAACCGAGTAAACAAGCCAGGAAGTGATTCATAGTATCAAGCAattgaaaaaaatgattttcaaGGGAATTCGACTTACCAACTGCTAACAAGTGCTATTGGAACATTTTACGATATCGCTTCTTCTCCTCATCATGTCTATTGGAAATCTGTAACAAGTTTTCTGTTTGTTACCCAGACAAGCAAAGGAAACAGAACTCTCAAGAAGTTAAAAGCATAATCTACCAACCTTCTTCTTAGCAGCAGCAAACTCTTTTTTTATTCCACCTAACACAGACAAGTTGCAAAGTATGCTCTTAGAAAATCTCATACATTACAACGGTAAGAGGATAAAACTCACTCAgtcatacacacatacatgcaCGCAAATATAATATAACAAATAAGAATGCAACATGAAAGTTGTGTTTTTCAGTGTTTGCACCATGAAAGCTATCAAATTGATGAGTTAATGCTCATAAAGTCCACAATACGGAAACTTAGTATGAGGAGATTTGCcctaaagaaaaaacaaaatgaacccACGAAGGTCTATTCGTGCTCAGATATTAAATGATCAAATTTGTTAAAATTTACCAAGCATCAGAGCTGCAACTTATAGAAACAGCAAAAGCTTCAATGTTTTAAGTTATTGGCAAAGGCCTCAGTCAAAGTTGTCACTTACCATTACTTGGCTCCAATTCCAATGCCTTTTTGAAGCTTTCAACTGCAGCATCAACATCATTTAATGCCATGTATGCCTGATAAATAAGGACAGTTGGCAACTTGGCATTAGTATTGGAATAGAAGATGGAATACCACTCAACAAAATTCATGAATAGCTAcgagaaaattttttttaaaaaagatctTAACAAATAGAGGCCAGAACAACTGCCAAATAATCATTGAACACAAAAATTAGGGCACTTCAATGTAAAGACAGCAGAATTTTTATCCGCTTAAGCATGCCTGAACTTGAACAAGAATCTTCCAAAtgaggaagaaaaacaaagcaaacGCTCAAGTTGAAAATCTGAGAGCAATTAGAACCAAACAagcatctgttttttttttacaaaataaaatatcttaATACCTAATATATGGAAAAACTAATATGCTCTTATTGAAATCCGGATCAACAGGAGATACTAACCTGCCCTTGACGAAACAAAGCTTTAACATTGTTTTCACCATCACGTATTGCAAAATCTGTATCTAGTAAAGCTCCTTTAAGATCCCCCAGCTTTAATTTACAAGCCTATAGCAACATATCTCAAACAATTACTATATAgcgaaagagaaaaagaaaaaaaaaaaaaaaaggaggaaagtTATGCTTCTGGCTTATTATATATACCTATATACTTTTTCTATTAGAAAGGCAAAACTATAGGCCTGTTTTAGCATGTTTCCAAGGTAACTAGTTAGATTGACTTTAGAAATGTTACCCAATTTAGACGGTAGACACCAAGGGATTGTGACCATATGGAGGATGGTTTCAAAATGAAGTGGGCACAAGTGTCATTGCAGATTGACTGGAATTTCTATTCTCAAGGACAGGGCGCTAggtaaaaaaattatggtgtaAAGATAAATTTGCTAGACTCGGAATCTTTTACATGTGAAAATGGAGAGGAAGGGAACTTAATAAGAAAGGGCCCTCTCCTTGGTCAAGTCTTAGCAATGAAGTATATTACAAATGACTTATATGATGACAATCCATGACTATGTCCAAAGGTGAAattcttaaaaaagaaaaaagttcaaGGGGAGGAATTCAATCATATCCCATCAAGAAATATGACAAAAGAAACCTAGCAAATATGAGAGAAAATTCTCGCATCAACTCAAGTTGTTTAAATTTATCATAATTTTACTTTTAGGTTTTGTGACAATTTTAATCTCAAGATTTGCTTGTCAGTCCTTCAAACATCATGACATCATATTCGATCTTTTCATTAAATGAAGCAAATTCTAGCTTATTCTCCTCACATGAGTTTCTAGATATCAGAAACCAACATGCTCATAAATTTGAGCTAATCATTAACAGACACATCAAATGATGtggaaaaattaatttaaaagaaattgagaaaaatatACTTACAGAGCTATTGGTGAATATAAGCGACTTAGTCTGTCTCAAACAAGAACTCTTCTCTGCACAGTCAAGGGTGGAGGTTTCGGATATTAAAATCAGATAAATTGACACCTCAAAATTTGGTGAGAGTAGCATCACCTAACAATAaaagtaaaggtaaacaacacccgtgcaaGAGACTTCCGCAGTGGGTAAGATCGGGAACATGCAAGATAtatgcaaaccttaccccacataatatgtgaagagactgtttctaggaattgaacctgtgacctctaggttgcattcctacaactctaccactgagccacAGGATCACCTAACAATATGCAATTAAAATAATCTACACACTAATGACAAGGTCCACCTTCATCAATCCCTTCCTTTTCCCAGCAGATATCCAGATAGCGCAAAGCCTTCCTGTACTTTCTAAGAGCCATTTTGTAGTCCTGTTTCTGCAAACGAACAAAAAACCAAACAACAACTTATATCCCtgctaaaaaaatttcatccaaAACTTTTACAAGGCATATCTAGGTAGGTCAATAGAGTAGTAAACATTTAAGATTATAACAAATAATATGGCACCCATTACCTTGAAATGATCATTTCCATGAGCCTTGATAGATTCTACAGCCTCCATCCACCAAGAGAGGTCGTTAGAACTCTCATCTAGGTCAGCAGGCCAATCCGGATATTCATCACCATCTTTAAAGAAATTACTGATTCCATCATCTGTCCCCTGTGGAATTTCTCCACAATCAGCAATTACTACATCCACACTGGGACAATCACCATCGCCACCTGTAACGTGCTCAATTGAGCGAACAACTCCCATTCCTTTAACAACCTTCCCAAACACAACGTGTTTTCCATCAAGATGAGAAGTGCGGGTTGTTGTGATGAAAAATTGAGACCCATTAGTGTTAGGGCCAGAGTTGGCCATGGATAACATGCCTTTCCTTTCATGTTTAAGCTCaaaattttcatcctcaaaTTTCAATCCATATATAGATTCTCCCCCAGTACCATCTCCAGCAGATATATCTCCACCTTGCACCATAAACCCTTTAATCACGCGATGAAAGCGGCATCCCtatcacaaaaacataaataaacgGCTATAACCATATACTAAAGTGAGCCTCCAAAAGGCAGTTAAGACCATTATATACTAAAGTAAGGCTCCAAAAGGCAGTTAAGACCATCTGAGAAATTCAAAAAGGCAGAAATTCCTGCTTGTCTAGATAAAgaaaaacaacttttttttaacaaatgaaCAAACCGAAGAATTTCTCTAAAAGGAGATCAAGGTCAAGAAGAAGCACATCtgacaaaatgagaaaagtAAAGAAGGCACAACTTTTGTCAATAACAAACGAGAAAGGAAAGCAACACGAATTGATGAACAATAAAGCAAAGGTCAAGGATATCACAGTCTTTTCATGGCCCAAATGAAAAACCCACCTTGAACCCCAGATAcagacatatacatacacatgtaTGCCTAAAAACAATACAGTTACATGAGCATATACACAGTCACATGCATACATAAACATTAAAAAGATACAAAATTTGAAGTCAATATAGCAATATACAtgtatagatatagatagaAAAACCTTGTAATGGAGGGGGACACCAGTATTGGGGCCAATGCCCTTCTCGCCAGTGCAAAGAGCCCTGAAATTCTCGGTGGTTTTGGGAACGACGTCGTTATAGAGCTCCACAACTATCCGTCCTTCAAGTTCCCCTCCGATGCTGATGTCCAAGAAGCACCTCTTCCTCTCcatcgctctctctctctgtctctctctttctctttactGAAGTTTCCACTTCCTCTGCCTCACAAGAAGATACAGACGGACGGGAAGCCTAGCCGCGTTGTGTTTAtatttgatttgaaaaaaagTTAGGTCAGGACTTAGGTCCCTCGTTCGAGTTTGGTGCTCGACTGTTTGACCCTTCATTTTCTTAGATGcccttttaatttatttattttctttacaaACCCGGTCGGTTTCGATCGATTTTCTTTTTCGGTTTTTTGACACAAATTTAACTGACCAAATGGTCAATTTTTTGTTAGTATTTTGACTATTTTCGGTTCTGTATGGTTTTTAGTGGAGAAgtgtatatttaaaaaaaatcaatcaatcgGTTCGGTTACGATCAGTTtcgattttaacattttttaaccAACCctacttttttgttttgtagtattttttctttatttttacaATTTCTTCGTTTTATAATTATAGTACAAGTACAACTAATCGTTTATGTACAATTAAATTACAACTAGTTAAAATAGTA belongs to Tripterygium wilfordii isolate XIE 37 chromosome 2, ASM1340144v1, whole genome shotgun sequence and includes:
- the LOC120004603 gene encoding peptidyl-prolyl cis-trans isomerase CYP40-like, which produces MERKRCFLDISIGGELEGRIVVELYNDVVPKTTENFRALCTGEKGIGPNTGVPLHYKGCRFHRVIKGFMVQGGDISAGDGTGGESIYGLKFEDENFELKHERKGMLSMANSGPNTNGSQFFITTTRTSHLDGKHVVFGKVVKGMGVVRSIEHVTGGDGDCPSVDVVIADCGEIPQGTDDGISNFFKDGDEYPDWPADLDESSNDLSWWMEAVESIKAHGNDHFKKQDYKMALRKYRKALRYLDICWEKEGIDEEKSSCLRQTKSLIFTNSSACKLKLGDLKGALLDTDFAIRDGENNVKALFRQGQAYMALNDVDAAVESFKKALELEPSNGGIKKEFAAAKKKISNRHDEEKKRYRKMFQ